One Rhizophagus irregularis chromosome 5, complete sequence DNA window includes the following coding sequences:
- a CDS encoding uncharacterized protein (SECRETED:cutsite_ISA-VL; SECRETED:prob_0.6769); SECRETED:SignalP(1-20), with the protein MPKLISIILAFCHFIIRISAVLPICRFFIGTLGLYQYLNKCEICGKHYTNVEKWCKPCQINDLTKFFTYSEIEEIDDLIQEMQSNIDRSSDIIFEWIPYDQFKDIKEIDKGVNVYSAIWKNGPLYYKKRTIFG; encoded by the exons ATGCCAAAACTAATTTCGATAATTTTAGCATTTTGTCATTTTATCATAAGAATTTCGGCAGTTTTGCCAATTTGCCGTTTCTTCATAGGAACTTTGGGACTTTATCAATACCTTAATAAATGTGAAATATGTGGTAAACATTACACAAATGTGGAAAAATGGTGTAAGCCATGccaaataaatgatttaacaaaattttttacatacagTGAGATTGAAGAAATCGACgatttaattcaagaaatgcaatcaAATATTGATAGATCAAGtgatattatatttgaatggataccatacgaTCAGTTTAAAGATATTAAGGAAATAGATAAAGGTGTTAatgtatattcagcaatatggaagaatggtccattatattataagaaaCGCACCATTTTTG GTTAA
- a CDS encoding uncharacterized protein (SECRETED:cutsite_VQA-NG; SECRETED:prob_0.8413); SECRETED:SignalP(1-20), producing the protein MKLQYLLFALFTVFVIQVQANGGYDDYEQWEHNFPDTCQELFKTEHCNECQSLMWNHFKNPGQCATAFNLGRDIFEIIKDSGEEPKPYDLTFFKKGLNKYCHEEFHCSQDKVEKIYNNIQKVCKHELSVKFDWSDNPENFKNITAYAAYGTLLTYYTGIPAREALCTKNKHNNDFYSFEFIEKLTQWVKNETNADPKAVVTHDLKFVIKGNGKKVRVPKSFFCDPCWRKIAHIYGDYIKDHRLKKSVEKNIWGSCHDLEKLYLPHCTYKRGLGEILKDRSDSKLSERNANPAFGVLSHRMNKLHSLAI; encoded by the exons ATGAAGCTTCAATATCTTCTCTTTGCATTATTCACGGTTTTTGTAATACAAGTTCAAGCTAACGGAGGTTACGATGATTACGAGCAATGGGAACACAATTTTCCTGATACTTGTCAAGAACTTTTCAAAACTGAACATTGTAATGAATGTCAATCGTTAATGTGGAATCATTTCAAAAATCCTGGTCAATGTGCTACTGCTTTCAATCTTGGCCgtgatatttttgaaattataaaagattcCGGTGAAGAACCAAAACCTTATGATCTTACATTCTTTAAGAAaggtttaaataaatattgtcaTGAAGAATTCCATTGTAGTCAAGATAAAGTTGAgaagatttataataatatacaaaaagtCTGTAAACATGAATTAAGTGTTAAATTTGATTGGAGTGATAAtcctgaaaattttaaaaatattaccgCTTACGCTGCTTATGGTACTTTGCTCACTTATTACACTGGAATTCCTGCCCGAGAAGCTCTTTGTACTAAAAACAAGCATAATAATG ATTTCTATAGTTTTGAATTCATTGAGAAACTCACTCAATGGGTAAAGAATGAAACAAACGCTGATCCAAAGGCTGTTGTGACCCACGACCTTAAATTTGTTATCAAAGGAAATGGAAAGAAAGTTCGTGTTCCAAAATCGTTCTTTTGCGATCCATGTTGGAGAAAGATAGCCCATATCTATGGTGATTACATCAAAGATCATAGATTGAAGAAATCTGTCGAAAAGAATATTTGGGGATCTTGTCATGACTTAGAAAAACTATATCTCCCACATTGCACTTATAAACGTGGTTTAGgtgaaattttgaaagataGAAGTGATTCTAAATTAAGTGAACGTAACGCAAATCCTGCTTTTGGCGTTTTAAGTCATCGTATGAATAAATTACATTCTTTAGcgatttaa